In Gimesia panareensis, the genomic window CGAAAGCCACAGACAAAACAGCGGAGCAGAAGAAAGCAGAACAGGCCAAGGCTGACGCGGAAATCAAGACCGCGGATGCACAGGTCAAATCAGCTGATGCTGCAAAGAAAGCGGCCGATAAGAAAGTGGCAGCGGCAGAAAAGGCAGCCGCACCCAAGAAAGTCAAAGTCTATGCTCCTTCTACGCCGCTGGTGATTCGAGTCCAGCCGGCCCCGGTCACGCTCAAGCTGGATGTGCCGGGTGGCGGTGCACTGAAGAAGGGGGCTGCCATCGATGTCAAAGCGACCATTAAACGGATTAATAATTTCAAAGGACCTGTTGAACTGACCCTGCCACTTCCTCCGGGAGTTAAAGGGGTGACAGCGGAGACCGTTCAGATTCCAGCTGATAAAACAGAAGTGACCATACCGATCAAAGCCGGTGCGGATGCCACCGAAGGCGATCTGGCGAATATGGTCGTGCGTGCCAAAGCAGACTTCTCGGGAGAAGCTCTGGTTGACGCACCGATCAAGCTGAAAGTGACCAAGTAACAGAGAAGCATTCAATCTAACAGATAGATTCCAATACAGACAGTTGTTTGTTTTCAACTGTTAAAACAGTGATATCAGAGGGGCAAGTTATGCGGAACCGGTTCGCCAGTTTAGGTATGATGTTGGTTGCAGTCTTTGTTGCCACAAATTTTGCAGTGGCAGAAGAGAAGCCGATTAAACCAGAAAAAGTCGATTTAGGTCGTCCTGTCAGCTTTGAGAAAGACGTCTTTCCCATTCTGGATGCGAATTGTATCGCCTGTCATAACGTCGCCAAGAAAGAGGGTTCGCTCGTTCTGGAGAATGTCGAAGACCTCATCAAAGGGGGCGACAGTGGTGCATCGGTCACACCCGGTAAGCCCGATGACAGCTATCTCTACCAGGTCGCCTCCCGTACCGAAGAGAGCTTTATGCCTCCGCTGCCCAACAAAGTCGGGGCGAAAGCATTGACTCCCAAAGAGGTCTGGATTCTGCGGCAGTGGATTCTGGAAGGAGCGAAATCCAGTGGTAAGTCCGCTGATGCTGGTGTCGCCTGGCAGTCTCTGCCTCCCGGCCTGAATTCCATTTACAGCACTGCGCTCTCTCCATGGGCGCGCTATGCCGCCGTTGGCCGGGCAAATCGGATCGCCATCTACGACCTGGCTGCAGGCAGCGAAGTGGCTGTCTTGAACGATCCTGCTCTGCTGAAATTACAGAAAGACGGCAAGCCCTTTTATCCACAAGGAGCCGCCCATCGCGATTTTGTACATTCACTGGCCTTCAATAACGATGGCAGTCTGCTCGCCTCTGGTGGGTATCGAGTCGTGAAACTCTGGAAGAAATCACTGGGGAATGTCGTTAAGAAAATCGAGCTGCCTGCCGCAGTCACAGGTCTGACTCTGAATGCGGACCGCAGTGTGCTGGCTGTGGCGACTGCCGACAACAGCGTTTCCCTCTGGAAGCTGCCCGAAGGTAAAAAACTGGTTGATCTCAAAGGTCATACTGGTGCCGTGACTGGTCTGTCTTTTACACCCGATCGTTCCAAGGTCGTCACTTCTTCAGCTGACCAGAGCCTGCGGGTCTGGAATGCGGCTGACGGAAAACAGATTTCAACCATGAAAACACCGGCTGTGATCAACGCACTGACCGTCAGCAAAGACGGTTCTCAGGTGATTGCCGGTGGTGCCAATAACAGTATCTATGTCTGGCCAATGACCATTCCAGCTCCCAAAGAGGGAGAAAAGGCCCCGGAAACACCCGCTCCCCTGTTTGAGCTGAAGGGACATGCGAAGCCTGTCTCTACCGTGAAACTGGTCCTGCCAGCCGGCACTCAGCTGGTGTCTGGCAGTGAAGACGGTACGGTCCGTATCTGGGACCTGAATGGCAAGAAACAGATTCGCTCCATCAATCATGGTGCTCCTGTAACCGATGTCGATGTCAGTCCCGATGCGAAAAATATCGTCTCGGTTTCCGTCAACGGGACCGGTAAGATCTGGCAGCTGAGCGATGGCAAAATGCTGAAAGAGTTCCGTGGTGATTTGAGCAAGGAACGTCAGCTGGTGCTGGCCACCGAAACTCAGACCGTGACCAAACAGAAAGTGGCTCTGGCCGATGCGGCTGTTAAAGCGGCTGACAAAAATGTCAAAGACCGCGAAGGGGAACTGAAGAAACGGAATGAAGAGCTGGCAGCTGCCAAAAAAGCTCTGCCGGAAGCCAAGAAGAAAGCAGATGAAGCTGCTAAGAAACTGAAAGCCGCCCAGGACGAACTGGCGAAGCTGGTAGCTGATCATAAGAAGAAAGGCGAAGATGCTGTCAAAGCTGCTGCTGCTCAAAAGGCAGCTGCTGATAAAGCCGTTGCTGACGCCGAAGTCAAGCTGAAAGCTGCCAATGAGCAGAATCAGAAGGCAATCGCTGCTGTTCAGAAAGAAGTAGACGAAGCCAAAAAGGCACTGGATGCAGCAAACGCCACTAAGCCTGCCAAGGATGATAAAGAAGGGGAGCAGAAGAAAAAAGAGGCGGTTGCCAAAGCTCAGGCGACCTTTGATGCCGCCCAGAAGAAACTGACTGCTGCCCAGCAGAAAAAGGCAAACGATGAAAAACAGTTGACTCAGGCGATTCAAACCGCGAAGGCAGGAATCAAGAAGGCTGACGCTGCAGTCGCTGCTGCGAAGAAGCAGGCTGAGTCAAAGCCGGATACGAAAGCCGCTGACAAAAAGGTTGCGGATGCAGAAGCTGCATCCAAGAAGGAAGCGGACGCCGTAACTGCCGCTGAGAAAAAGATCACGTCTGCGGAACGTTCTGTCAAAGTAGCTGAAAGTACCTTGACCAAAATCAAAGGTCAGCTGGCAGATCGCACAAAAGAAAAAGCGGAACTGGATGAAACCGCCAAGAAAGTCGACGCTGCCCTGGCAGAAGCGAAGAAGCAGGCCGCTGTATTGACTCCCATCAAGTCGGTCGCATTTTCTGAAGATGGCAAACAGGTCGTCACCGGTGATGACAGCCAGAAGGTTCGTCTCTGGGAAGTCGCTTCGGGTAAAGAACTGGATACGCTCTCCGGCCACACCGGTGCTGTTTCCGCAGTGACATATACGTCCAAGTCGACTGTCGCATCTGGCAGTGCTGATAAGAGTGTACTGATTCAGAGTGTCCAGCCGGTCTGGTCTCTGATCGCCCAACTGGGGGTCGATCCCAAGGATCCGAGCAAGGTGGGAGGTTCACCAATTTCCAACCGAGCCCTCTGCCTGGACTTCAGCCCGGATGGCAAGCTGCTGGCTGTTGGTGGTGGAGATCCGTCGCGTAGCGGTGAAGTCATTCTGTTTGACGTCGCCTCTGGTAAGGTTGTGAAAAAGCTGGGAGATGCTCACAGTGACACTGTACTGGGAATTCGTTTCTCCCCTACTGGAAAGCAGTTGCTGACCGGGGCTGCGGACAAGTTTGTCAAAATCTTTGATGTTGCCACCGGCAAGTTCGTGAAATCATTTGAAGGGCATACTCACCACGTCCTGGATGTGGCCTGGAAAGCGGATGAGTCCACGATCGTCAGTGCGGGTGCTGATAATGTGATCAAAGTCTGGAATATTGAAACCGGCGAACAGAAGCGGACGATTTCCGGTTACTCCAAGCAGGTCACCTCGATCGCATTCCTGGGGCTGGGGGACAACATTATCAGTGGTGGTGGTGACAAGACCGTGCGGATGCATACTTCCTCAAACGGCAAGAATTACCGCAACCTGAGTGGCTCTACTGATTACGTTTACAGTGTGGCTGCCAGTCGGGATGAAGCCATCGCGATTGCCGGGGGTGAAGATGGAGTATTGCGGGTCTGGGACGCAAAAACGGGCAAACTGCTCTTCAGTTTCAATCCACCTCCTGTCCCACAGGAACAACAGGCCAGTGCCGGTAAATAGCACTCAGTCTGACTGAATTGACCACTTTTTCCAGGCGGCTCCGCGATTCTGATCGTGGCGCCGCCTTTTTCATGCAATTTGGTTGATGGATCGGGCCGGAATTCACTGCCTGATTGCACTGTTTCCGCTGACTGAGTATATTCGCAAGCTGGTTAGAATTATCTTCAGAAACAGCAGGAACTACTTCATCATGCCTGATCAATTGAGTAAACGTATCTTCGCGGAATTAGAGAGTCTTGTCCTGATCGACCCTCATACGCATATTAATCCTCATTCTGCCGCTTCCACCACGCTGGCGGACATCATGGGATACCATTACTACACCGAACTGGCACACTCAGCAGGACTTCCCCAGGAGCAGATTGAGGAGCCGGGCCTGGATCCAAAAGAAAAAGTGGGCCGACTGGTCAAGCAGTTGGGGGATCTCGATAATACCATTCAGCTCAGCTGGCTGCTGGATATCTGCTGTGAATTTTTCGGTTTTGAAGAAGAAGCGATCACCGAATCTAACTGGGAAAAACTGTATGATACGGCTGCTGAAAAGATGGCGCAGCCGGACTGGGAACAGCAGGTTCTGAAACAGAGTGGCCTGGAACAGGTCTTCCTGACGAATGATTTTGACGATCCGCTAGAGGGCTTCGACACAAATCTGTACATTCCCTGTCTGCGGACCGACGATCTGGTGTTTCATTTAGGCAAACAGGAAACACGCGAACGACTGGCCAAGGCAACGAATGTGGACGTCGGATGTGCCCATACGCTTCGTGATGCGATTGCAAAACTGTTCGATCATTTCACTTCCCGGGGCGCCCGGGCCTGTGCGATTTCACTGCCGCCTGATTTTTCCCCAACGGCTGTGATGCCTGAGGAGGCAGAGGCGACCGTTCGGTCTCTGTATGCCGGCAATGAACTCAGCTGTGACGAATCAAAGCTGGTTAGTCAGTATGTGTTCTGGACTCTGGCTGAATACTGTGCTGCCCACAGCCTGCCTTTTGATCTGATGATCGGTGTGAACCGGCGTGTTTATGAGGCGGGGGTTTATCAGGGACAGGACCTTTATGACAAACGCACCTCCCTGATTCAGTACAAAGAACTGTTCAATGCATTTCCTAATGTGACCTTCCCGGTCTCCGTTCTGACCAGTACCAGTAATCAGGAACTGGTCAGCTACAGCTGGATTTTCCCGAACGTGGTGATCAATGGGCACTGGTGGTATTCGAATACTCCGGCCTTTATCACATTTGACTGTAAGAGCCGGCTGGAAGCGGTCCCAAAAACCAAGCAGATTGGGTATTACAGCGATATGTACAAACTGGAATTTGCTCTTCCTAAATTCCGGATGTATCGTCGCGTGCTGGCGAATGTGCTGGCCAGTGATTTTGTGATTGGGCGTAACTGGTCCGAAGAGCGGGCCATTGAACTCGGTAAGCTGGTTTTGCGGGGTAATGTCGAAACCATTTTTGGACGTTAATCGGCCAGAGGGTTGTCAGTCCGTGATTGCATCGGGTGCTGGCTCACCTTAAAATAAGGTTCAAATCCCTTTTAATCATCTCTTTTATCGTTTCATCACAAGGGCTTCATTTATGGCGACTCTAGTCATGCTGCAGGCGGGGCAGGCTGTCTCTTACTCCCTTTCGGGTGATGAGATGGTGATTGGCAGGCACCCGGACTGCCAGATCCAGCTTGATTCCAATATGGTGTCCCGTCGACATGCTCAGGTAATCGGAGAAGGCGATCAGTTTTTCGTCGAAGATCTGGGCAGTGGTAACGGTACTTTTGTAAATGGTAAAAAAATCGAGGGGCGGACTCCGCTGACCCATGAAGATCGACTGAAAGTCGGACCGATTCTGTTCCGCTTTGAGACCGATCACAAGGCGGCTGGTAAAAAAACATCTGCCATGATGAATGTCGACAGCGGCTTTGATTTCGGGTATTCCTCCGATGACGATGGCGGCGCTGGCGCAACGATTATGGGGGCTATTTCCGGGGCGGGCGGATTTGGAGGGCTCGATGTGCGCCCTGAAGCCAAGCTGAAGGCGGTGATTGAGATCAGCCGCAGCCTGGCGGGAACCGTCGATCTGGAAAAGCTGCTGCCCCAGATGCTGACCACGCTGTTTCATATCTTCCCTGCTGCCGATCGTGGTTGCATTCTACTCAAGGATGAAGCTACCGGAGAGATGGTTCCCCGGGCGTTCAAACATCGTCGGGAAGGGGAAGATGCGACGGTCAAATTGAGCCGCACGATTGTGAATAAGGTGCTTGAGGAAAAGACAGGGATCCTGTCGGCCGATGCTGCCAGCGATTCCCAGTTTGATGCCAGTGAGTCGATTTCCAATCTGTCGATCCGCTCCATGATGTGCGTGCCCATGCTGGGGCTCTCAGAAGAGCCGATCGGAATCATCAATATTGATACGCAGAACCCGTTGCAGCAGTTCCAGGAAGAAGATCTGGATCTGCTGATGTCAGTCGCTGGCCAGGCGGCGCTTTCGTATGAAAGTGCGCGGCTGATGAATTCTTATCTGGCAAAGCAGAAGCAGGATAACGAGATGAACATCGCTCGCGGGGTGCAGCAGGGACTGTTACCCAGCTCGGTACCTGAAGTGGATGGGTACGAATTTTTTGCTTCGTATCATTCCGCCCAGGCTGTGGGGGGCGACTACTATGACATCTTTGAATTGCCCGATGGGAAAATCGGTCTCTCGTTCGGGGATGTAGCCGGCAAGGGAGTGCCTGGTGCGATGATCATGGCGCGGATGTCGAGTTGTGTGCAGCACACCATGCGGTTTCTGCATGAAGTAGGACCTGCGGTTGAAGCGATCAACGACCATATGTGCGACAGTGCTGTCGAAGGGCGTTTTGTGACATACGTACTGGCGATTCTGGATACTCAGAAGCATCATATCTCGCTGGTCAATGCCGGTCATATGTCGCCGATGATTCTGAAGCCGGATGGTACTATTGACGAATTTCCTGAAGAGAGTATCGGCGTGCCGATCGGTGTGATGGAAGGCTTTCCGTTCGAAGTGGTCGAACGCGATCTGGCACCGGGAGAAATCGTTGTCCTGTTTACAGACGGTGTGGACGAAGCGATGAATCCGGAAGGCGAACTGTATACGCTGGATCGGATGCGTGAGTTCATAAAAGCCAATCGTGAGAAGAATGCCGCTGAACTGGGACAGGCGCTGCTGGCAGATGTACGTCGACATGCCAACGGGCGTCCCCAGAATGACGATATTACGATCATGACTTTCGGGCGTGTTTCCTGAAAACGAAGTTTCCCAACTTAAACACGATGGTCTCATCATGTCCGCCAGTCTGTTTTTGCAAAATAACGGCAGTTCATCCAGGCTGGAGATCACGGGAAAACAGATGACGCTGGGGCGGCATCCAGATTGTGATATCTGTCTCAAGTCAAATACGGTTTCCCGCTATCATGCCCGGATTTCCGTTCTGGATGAAGAACGGTACGAACTGGAAGATCTGGGGAGTGGAAACGGCACGTTTGTCAACAGCCGGCCGGTCAACGATCCGGTGGTGTTACAGTCAGGGGATCAGATTTCGATTGGCCCTTTTCTGCTGGAATTTTCCAGTGATGCTGACTACGAAGCCGAGCAGCATGAAGGTCTGTTGACCGCTTACGGGTTGATTCCCTCGTTGAAAAATGTTTCTGTCAAGCCGACTGCGATTGATAAATCTACGATCCTGCGTTCGACCGGTTCGAGCAGTGATTTCGATCAGTATCACATCAAACCCGAAATTAAGTTGAAAGCAATCCTGGAAATCAGTCGTACGATAGCAACAGCCTCTGATCTGGATTCGATGGCCGAACGGGTCCTCGAGGGTCTGTTTCATATTTTTCCCGCCGCGGATCGAGGCTGTATTCTGTTACATGACCGCGATAATCAGCGTTTTCTACCCAAGGCGGTACGGCATCGTAGAGAAGAAGATCAGGAAGCGCTGCAGCTCAGTCGTACGGTATTGAAAACAGTCATTGATAATAAAACCGGTGTGCTCTCTGCCGATGCGGCCAATGACGAACGTTTTGAAAAAAGTGAGTCGGTTTCGACACTCACCATTCGTTCGATTCTATGCGCTCCGATGCTGGGGCTCGATGGAAGTGTGATCGGAATCATCAATCTGGATACCCAGTTGGCCGGCCAGATGTTTTCTGATGACGATCTGGAGTTGTTGATGGTCATCGCCGGACAGACCGCACTGTCTTATGAGAGTGCCCGGTTGATGATTTCGCATGTGGAGAAACAGCGCTACGATAACGAAATGGAGATCGCAGCCCGGGTTCAGAAAGGCCTGTTACCTGCGAAGATTCCGGAAGTACCCGGATATGAGTTCTTTGTTTCCTACGAGGCGGCACGCGCTGTGGGGGGCGATTATTATGATTTGATCCAGACCGAGGATGACCTGGTCTGGTTTGCTCTGGGAGATGTGGCCGGCAAAGGGGTCCCCGCTTCACTGGTCATGTCCCGGGTATGCAGTGCGGTGCGAAGTACGGTGGAATTTGTACCGGATGTTGCAGATGCGGTGCACCGCGTGAATCATCATATCGATGAAGCAGCGCATGATGGCAGGTTTATCACGTTCATTCTGGGGCAGATTGATCTGAATCAGAACCTGGTCACGTTCGTCAATGCGGGACATCTGGAACCGCTGTTACTGCAGACCGATGGTAAGCTCCGGGAACTCTCTGCCGATCAGCCGAGTGTACCGCTGGGAGTGATGGAAGATTATGAATACGAAGCACTGACGCATGTGCTCGAGCCCGGAGAGCAGTTGATCCTGTATACCGATGGCGTGACCGAAGCGATGAATGAGGAGCGGGAGCTGTTTGGGATTGAACGGCTCAAAGCGGCGATTCAGGAAGCGAGCACCAGTCCAACGGAACTGGGACCACAAATCCTGCGGGTCGTGAAGCAGTTCGTCGGTCAGCATGAACAGTATGACGATCTGACGCTGGTGATTATCGGCAGAACGGCCGCGCAATAAAAAAGGTGGGATGCGTTTCTCACATCCCACCTTGAGGTTAACCTGATTACTGATCAGAGCGAAATATCTGTCGGTTCTGCAACCTTGCGATAGCCCATACTGTGGAGTACTTCCAGTACTTCACTCCAGGTAGGGAATTGTCGCCCGCTGCGTCGTTTGTAGTCATCCATGGCTTTCATGAAATCAATTTCCTGTTCGCTGTAATCACGCTCGCAGGTGGTCGGATCGATCTGGCGGCGGCGTTCGATTTTCCGCTGATCCACAACACCATGCTTCTCGTGAATCGCTCCTTTGCTGCCGGTAGCTCTGCGATTGACGCGACGACGGTCAACTACCAGTTCTGACGGGGGATCGAGTTGATTTACCATATTCAATATCAGCTTTCTTTGAGGGGAGTTCATTTGCCTGAGTCATTCACATGCCCTGGCTTCCTTCCGGGGAAAGGCGTCCGTTACGAAAGGACAGTCATTCATACCTGAAGGATTCGGTCACATGCTTTTTTGAAGAATTCCTCCACGATTCCAAAATAGTTCTGGCCTGCGTTGGAATGCGGAGCTAACTTATTCAATTATTCCCACCAAAATCCGGATTGGGGGATTTGTTTAAAATAATTAACACGGATAAGCGTAATCGACCGTGCCGATTGAGTAATCGTCCCGATTATGATGATTATCGGAGGGGGCTGAGAGGCCTTTGTTCAGAATTGTGTACAGAGTTGAGATTGCTCATCGTGCCGGTGTGAGCGAGCCTAAACCGATTACAATTCGCACCTGAGTTTTCTGCAGGCCAGCTGCCAGGAAGACCCCATCGAACGACTCCAGCAGGCTTTTCAACCCGGCCAGCTTGCTTTTTCCTCTGGCTGGATCGCCTCCCTGCTGCCGCGAAAGCTGTTCTGCCAGGAAGTCTGCATTCTGCTCGATAAATGAACGAATCGAAGAAATATTGAGGAAACAGAGCTGTTTTTCTTCCTGGAAGAATGTTTCCTTCCAGGATTGAAACAGGGGCAGCGCTGCCAGACTGTTTTCGGACTTCAGTGTAAAGAATTCGCGGACCAGATCGGGAGAGCTGGCCAGGACCAGTTGCTGTTCATTAATGCCATAGGCGGGCTGGTAGGGCCCCAGGTGGTCGATCCAGCGGAGGTGATACAGATCATGTTCTTCCACCTTGATGACTGCTGGCTGTTCGACCTGCTTCGAGTTCGTATTGTGCTGAACGAGAACACTGTTCAGCAGGAAGTTTGCCACATTTTCCATACCCAGCTGATAACTGGTTTTGTTTGTCTGCTGAGGGGGGAGGGCAGGAGTGGAGAGTTGCATGGCGATCAAACCATCGAATGAGATCGCGTCGAACGACAGTTGTTTGCGGGGAACCGAATAAAACAGGACATTCGGTCCCAGTGTACTGGCGAGATCGGTGATGGGATCCAGACCTCCCAACAGACCGACACTGGCGGCGTGAATTTTTTTCCACTTTTCCGGGTGTTTCTCCGCATAAAAATCCACAAATTTCCGGGTCAGGAGCTGCAGATTGAGCTGGCCGGCCATTACTGCGAGAGCCTTCTGCGGAATCAGGGTGTATGGATCCGGGATATTCTCGGATGTCTGTAAAATGTTGAGCAGAGGCAGGTCGATGACTTCAGAATTGAACAGGATGACGGTTTCCAGTGCGAGGGTGTTCTTCAGGTGCAGTCCAGCGATCAGTGCTCCCGTTTTCTGCCACCAGTTAACAATCCCCTGTTCGACTTCATTGCGCGGCGGTTTGATGTGCTGATCCCAGGCCCGGGGATTCAGAAATGCGTATCCAGTGACATCAGCGGCCAGCACCGCGCGGGCCCGTTGATACATCTTGAGGTTATACAGGCACGGCTGCTCGGCTAGCGGTTCTCCACGCTGTGGTTTGACATGGAGCGCCACGCTGGAATGCAGAAGGGATTCACTTTCCGAGACAATCAAAGTTTGATCCAGAAAGCAGTAGTGAATTCCTGGAGACGATTTATCTGGATTGGAGGACTGTTGACTGGCTGTAAAGCAGGCTGTCTGGAGATATTCAGTCTTAGTGACCGTGACGCCCGTCTTTTGAAACCAGTCTTCAAACAGCGACCGGGTGGCCTGGGGATCTTTGACATCCGTCAGCAGGATCACAGAGGGGTTCTGTTCAGGGCCGTTATTGAATATAGCCAGCCCGACTGATTCGCCGAAGAGGTCCCTGAGCAGCGGGATCAAAGGTCGTTGAGTCAGGGTTTCCAGTTGCTCCAGACCCTGTTTCAAGTTATGGACATCTTTGCTGCGGAGCCAGTTTTGAAAGACGTCTGTCTGCCGGAAACGGGTTACCAGTTGTGATTGCAGAAACTGCTGCAGATGCTGGTCGAGCTGTGTGGCTTCGAGATAGAGGCCTGCTTTCTGGTCGACCAGCTGGCTGAGTGGTCTGGCAGCGATTGCTGTCCCGGCTGACAGGCAACAGAGCAGACTCAGAATGGCAGCAGGCATAAATCGAAGCAGGGGCAAGCGGCTGCAGTTGGCTTGAGTAAATGGTTTCATGGGCTGCATTCCTGATGACTCTCTGCACAGAATGGAAAGTGTTAGATTTTGGTTGATGACTCGGGAACAGAGTGAATGATGAAGTTCCAGGCATGGTTGATCTGGTCTTTAAACGGTTGCATTTCCGTGTTGATATCATCGACCCAGTTGGGTTCAGTGGGATCCGGTTCCGAAGACCGAGACTCCGGTCTGGTGACCGGAACCAGGGTGACAGCTTCTGACATGGCACCGGCAGTGCTCTGGGCGAGTCCCCAGGAAGCAGCGCCTGCGTTTTTCAGCAACTGATCAATATCTTGTGGAACGGGGGGCTGATGTTCGTCAATCCGGGGAACTGGTGCGATTGTGGTACTGGTAGCCACCGTCGTACCGGAATCAACGTCAGTACGGTTGGAGAAAAACGGGATCGTTACTGCAAACAGCAATGCCGCGGCAACCAGGCTGCTGGCCCAGATCCAGGGAGCAGAGAAACGCTGTGACGAGGCAGTGGAGCCAGGCGGCTGCTCAGAGCGTGTGGTTGGTTGTCCGCTGTTACCAGAAGGGCTGTCGAGCTGGGCCAGTACCGCATCGACAAGGTCCGTCTCCGGAAGAGACTGTTTCCAGGCAGGGAGAGTCTGCTCGAGGATCAGAAAGTCTTCCCAGAGACGCTGGTGTGCGGGTGAACTTGTTGCCAGTTTTTCCAGTTGCGCACGCTGATCGAAGTGCCGTGATTCGATCATGATTTCCAGTTTCGATTGGTATTCAACGAGATTCATGTCTGACCTCTGGTACAATTCCACGTTGTCTTAAGGTTGACGCCAGTTCCTGGCGGGAACGGTGGAGCCAGGTTTTGATGGTGCCTTCAGGACGATCCATTATTTCTCCAATTTCCTGACAACTCAGGTTTTCCTGATGAAACAGAATGAAGCAGGTGCGATGATCTTCACGCAATTGCCCGATCGCATTTTGAAGTTCTTCTCCCAGGTCCTGCAGCGCTTCTGATGACTGACTGACTGCCAGCTCTGACGCAAACTCTGCAGGGACAGGCCGACGGGACCGCTGGCTGAGAAAGGTGCGGCAGCGATTGGCGGCGATCGTCAGTAACCAGGGCTTTAAAGTTCTGGTGGGATCCCATTGATGCAGACTCCGAAAGGCACGGACAAAGACTTCCTGTGCCACATCTTCAGCATCCTGTCGATGTCCCAGCATCCGGTAGCACAAACCGAAAATGGAACTTTGAAACCGGGCCACGAATGCGCGCATTTCCGCTGTATTACCTTCCAGGCAACTTCGGACCTGCGCCGCATCTTCTTCATTCACGGAGAAATCCCGTTTTGGCTTGCACAACAACAGAATTCGAACTCAAAACTTCATTTGATTTCACTAACTATACCAGTTTTCTGGTGCAGGAGTTTCAGGAGAGAGAAAAATTTGAGTCTGTGTTTTCGGAGTGTCTTTAAGTGGATGTATCCTTCAGAAGTAATTCAGGTAATTAGCTGGAGCATATACAAATGAATCATTGATGTGCCTGGAATTCTAAATAAGACTATGCATTCTTATTTTTTCCCACATAATCAGGGCCATCCATGTAAACGGATATACGGGTATTTTTAATACTAAGTTCTTATCTAAAAAACCTTTAGATGTATAAGTTGACAATACCCGGGAAGGGTCGGAAACTTTATATAATTCACTAAATAACAGACGATATATTAAGAGACCGTTACTAATAGGTTAGTTTATTAATACTTGTTATTTTATTAAAGGAAGTTTGACATGAGGAATCTGAAAACCTCACCCCGAAAACGTGGGTTTACGCTGATTGAGTTACTGGTTGTGATCGCCATCATTGCCATTCTGATTGCCCTGCTGCTGCCCGCCGTACAGCAGGCCCGGGAGGCAGCCCGCCGCAGTACCTGTAAGAACAGTGTGAAACAGATTGCCCTGGCGATGCATAACTACCATGAGACCCATGGCTGTTTTCCTTATGCCCATATGGCACATTATTCAGGTTATCCCCAATACTGCCACAATCGAGATACCTGGTTCCATCGTCTGTTGCCTTTTGTTGATCAGGCTCCCATGTATAACCAGTATGAAGGTGACTGTGCGAATGTGTCAGCCAGTACCAGTAATCATGTGCATAACATTTCCAGCAGCAAGGTATTCGTGAAAACACCGTTGCCGGTCTTCATGTGCCCCTCTGACATCGGCCCTGCATTTGCTGAAAACAGTGGTGTTCGCTGGGGCGGAAACTATCTGGCCTGTATTGGCTGGGCGAACAACCGTTCCACCGGGACGGACAACGGGATGTTCGGACAGAATACCAGAACCAAGTTTCGTGATGTGAAAGACGGTACTTCGAACACATTGATGCTCAGTGAGTCAGTGCAGCGGGTAGAAGTTCCCAGCGGTTTCTCCTGGGG contains:
- a CDS encoding SpoIIE family protein phosphatase, which encodes MSASLFLQNNGSSSRLEITGKQMTLGRHPDCDICLKSNTVSRYHARISVLDEERYELEDLGSGNGTFVNSRPVNDPVVLQSGDQISIGPFLLEFSSDADYEAEQHEGLLTAYGLIPSLKNVSVKPTAIDKSTILRSTGSSSDFDQYHIKPEIKLKAILEISRTIATASDLDSMAERVLEGLFHIFPAADRGCILLHDRDNQRFLPKAVRHRREEDQEALQLSRTVLKTVIDNKTGVLSADAANDERFEKSESVSTLTIRSILCAPMLGLDGSVIGIINLDTQLAGQMFSDDDLELLMVIAGQTALSYESARLMISHVEKQRYDNEMEIAARVQKGLLPAKIPEVPGYEFFVSYEAARAVGGDYYDLIQTEDDLVWFALGDVAGKGVPASLVMSRVCSAVRSTVEFVPDVADAVHRVNHHIDEAAHDGRFITFILGQIDLNQNLVTFVNAGHLEPLLLQTDGKLRELSADQPSVPLGVMEDYEYEALTHVLEPGEQLILYTDGVTEAMNEERELFGIERLKAAIQEASTSPTELGPQILRVVKQFVGQHEQYDDLTLVIIGRTAAQ
- a CDS encoding RNA polymerase sigma factor produces the protein MNEEDAAQVRSCLEGNTAEMRAFVARFQSSIFGLCYRMLGHRQDAEDVAQEVFVRAFRSLHQWDPTRTLKPWLLTIAANRCRTFLSQRSRRPVPAEFASELAVSQSSEALQDLGEELQNAIGQLREDHRTCFILFHQENLSCQEIGEIMDRPEGTIKTWLHRSRQELASTLRQRGIVPEVRHESR
- a CDS encoding DUF1559 domain-containing protein; translated protein: MRNLKTSPRKRGFTLIELLVVIAIIAILIALLLPAVQQAREAARRSTCKNSVKQIALAMHNYHETHGCFPYAHMAHYSGYPQYCHNRDTWFHRLLPFVDQAPMYNQYEGDCANVSASTSNHVHNISSSKVFVKTPLPVFMCPSDIGPAFAENSGVRWGGNYLACIGWANNRSTGTDNGMFGQNTRTKFRDVKDGTSNTLMLSESVQRVEVPSGFSWGCPGCYWIGGAHGEVTFTAYETPNTKVPDQNYLCKSTTDVNAPCVTNQSSRWNYARSQHVGGVHVGMADGAVRFLSNNIDLNTYRALSTRSGHEVVGEF